GCCGCGAGCTCCTGGCGGATGACGCGCAGCGGCAGGAACTCGTCGCGCTGCAGGCGCAGGATCGTGCGCAGCCGGGCGACGTCGGTGCTCGTGTACAGGCGGTAGCCGCCCGCGGTCCGCCTCGGGGCCAGGAGCTTCTGGTCCTCGAGGTAGCGGATCTTCGAGATGGAGATGTCGGGGAACTCCTGGGCCAGCGCCTTGCAGACGGCCCCGATCGTCATCGCCTTCTCGCGTACGGGCGGCGGCTCCTGCACGGCCATCAGCGGGCCAGGAAGGTGAGCTTGTACTTGCCGATCTGCAGCTCGTCGCCGTCCTCGAGGCGGCGCGAGTCGATCCGGGTGCGGTTGACGTACGTGCCGTTGAGCGAGCCGAGGTCGTCCAGGTGGTACTCGCCGCCGCGGCGCACGATCAGCGCGTGGTCGCGCGAGACGGTCACGTCGTCGAGGAAGACGTCGGAGTCCGGACGCCGGCCGATCGTCGCGCGGTCGCGCTCGAGCGGGAAGGACTCCCCCACGCGGCCGCCGCCGGCGCGCACGACGAGCGCGGCGCCGCCGGTCTCGACGACCTCGTCGACGTCGACGGGCACGAGCTCGCCGGTCTCGTCGACGCGGTAGGTCGCGGTCGTCGGCTCCGTCGCCGGCTCACCGGGAGCCAGGAACGCGCCGCACTTCTGGCAGTAGTTCGCGCTCTCGGCGTTGACGAACCCGCACTCCGGGCAGTGACGAGCCACCGGCGGTCCCCCTCCTCCCGCGTCGGGGCTACGCCTGGTCGGCGTCGGCGGCGCGGCCGGACAGGATGTCCGTCAGCTGCTGCACGTCCGCGCCGGTGATGACCTCCTCGCCGCCCTCGTGCTTCTTGCGCAGGCGGTTGACGAGCTCCGCACGGAGGATGTCGATCTTGCCGTGCAGGATGCGGCGGCGGTAGGAGATGTCCACCTCCTCCTCGGTCAGCTGCTGGATGAGGTCCTTGAGCTCCTGGTCCGAGAGCGAGCCGAGGTCGGGGAAGGTCTCCATGGCGCCTGCGAGCGTAGCGCACGGCGCGCGGGATGGCTCGACGTCCACTTGAGGGTGCAGGTCAGCGGGCGGCAGCGACCTGTCGTCGCGCGTCCACGACGTACGCCCACAGCGCGATGAGCGCCATCCCCAGGCCGACGTAGAGCAGGACCTCGGCCAGCGTCTCGACCCCGGCGAGGGCGAAGAACAGCGCGGACATCGTCGGCCACACCGCCAGGCGTCCCCACCAGTTGACCTTCAGCTCGACGCCGTGGGTGAGCGCGTAGCGGCCCGCGACCAGCAGGAAGAGCTCGCGCCCGGCCAGGACGGCGAGCGCCCAGTGGGGCAGCAGGTCGAAGTGCCAGACGACCACGACGCCGGAGACGACCAGCGAGCGGTCGACGACCGGGTCCAGCAGCGTGCCGAGGCGGCTGTACTGCCCCGTGACCCGCGCGGCGATGCCGTCCGCGTAGTCGCTCCAGGCGACCACGGCGAAGATGATCGCGGGCAGCGCGTCGGTCCCGCTGTCGGAGGAGAACGCCAGGACCAGGAAGACCGGGATCAGCGCCAGGCGGACGAACCCGATCGCGTTCGGGATCGTCCACGGGTTCAGCGGCGCGCCCGCCAGCGTCTGGGGCGGCGGCGGGCCGGAGCGGTCCAGCCCGCTGAGGCGCCGGAAGGTCAGGCGCGGGTTCTGCCAGGCCTCCTTGACGGCCTCCTGCGCGCGCTCGGCGCGGTCGGCTACGGGGCGCTGCGCCACAGCTCCTGCACCGCGGAGAGCGCCCCCTCTAGCGGCACGCCCTCCTCCTGGTCGGCGAGGCCGCGACGCAGCTGCGCCTCGGCGCGGCCCGACTCGGCCGAGCGCTTGCCGATCGTCAGCCGCACGGGACAGCCGAGCAGCTCCGCGTCCTTGAACTTCTCGCCCGGTGACGCGTCGCGGTCGTCGAGCACGGCGTCCAGGCCGCCGGTGCGCAGCTCCTCGTAGACCGCCTCGGCGGTGGCGCGCTCGGGCGTGCCGGGCTTGCCGAGCGCCACGACCTCGACGTCGAAGGGCGCGATGGACCTGGGCCAGGCGATGCCGCTGTCGTCGCCGTGCTGCTCGACGGCGGCGGCGGCGATGCGGGCGGGCCCGATCCCGTAGGAGCCCATGACGATCGGGTGCTCCTTGCCGTGCTCGTCGAGGTACGTCGCGCCCAGCGGCTCGGAGTAGCGCGTGCCGAGCTTGAAGATGTTGCCCACCTCGATCGCCTTGTCGATGCGGACCTCGTGGCCGTTGACGGTGTCCCCCGCGCGGACCTCGCGCACGTCGGCGCGCTCGCCGTCGAGGTGGTCGACGACGACGTGCCGGCCCTCGCGGTTGGCGCCCGCGACCCAGGGCCCGCCGGTGAGCGCCGCGTCGACCACGGTGCGCACGCCCGGCTTGGGCCCGAGGAAGCCGGCGGGGCCAGGCAGCTCGTCGTCGCCCGCGGGGCGGTAGGGCTCGCCGAGGGCGTTCTGGAGCTTGATGGGCGCGACCTGGTGGTCGCCGCGCAGCAGGACGAGCACGAGCTCGCCGCCGTCGGTCACGACGGGGAAGGCCTTGAGGCAGTTGGACTCCGCGACGCCGAGGTGGCCGGCGACGTCGGCGATCGTCTTCTGCGTGGGCGTCTCGAGCTCGCCGCTCAGCGTCAGCGGCGGCGCCGGCTGGGGCTCGGCGGAGGCGATCTCGAGGTTGGCCGAGTAGCCCGGGGCGAGGACGACGTCGTCCTCGCCGGCCGCGCACGGCGCCATGAACTCCTGGGCGCCCGAGCCGCCCATCATCCCGGAGTCCGACTCGCACTCGTAGTACTCGAGGCCGCAGCGCTCGTAGACGCGGTGGTAGGCCAGGCGGAACTGCTCGTAGGCGGCGTCCAGGCCGGCCTGGTCGCGGTCGAAGGTGTACGCGTCCTTCATGATGAACTCGCGGGTGCGCAGGACCCCGGCGCGCGGGCGCGGCTCGTCGCGCTCCTTGACCTGGAAGTGGTAGAGGCTGAAGGGCAGGTCGCGGTAGGAGCGCACGACCTGCGCGACGTGGAAGGTCACCGCCTCCTCGTGGGTCATGGCGAGCACGAGCTCGGCGTCCTTGCGGTCCTTGAGCTTGAACAGCTCGTTGATCTGGTCGCGCCCCGTGCGCCGCCACAGCTCGCGCGGCTGCAGGACGGGCATCAGCAGCTCCTGGCAGCCGATCGCGTCCATCTCCTGGCGGACGATCCCCACGACCTTCTGGTGGACCTTCCAGCCGGCCGGCAGCCACGTCCAGAAGCCCGCCCCGAGCTGGCGCACGAGCCCCGCGCGGACCATGAGCTTGTGGGACAGGGCCTCGGCGTCGGCGGGCGGCTGGCGCTCGGTCGGCAGCAGGAGGTTCGTGAACCGCATCTGGGCACGACTCTATTCGCGCGCGGCGGACGCGGCCCTTGCCCAGGCCGGTTGTAGGGTCCGGGTTCGACCCCTGATACACGCGAGAGACAGGAGCTGCCCCATGGCCTACGAGGTCCCTGCCCTGCCGTACGACTACAACGCGCTCGAGCCGACCATCGACGAGCAGACGATGCGCCTGCACCACGACAAGCACCACCAGGCGTACGTCGACAAGGCCAACGGCGCGCTCGAGGGCACCGAGTTCGACGGCAAGCCCGTCGAGGAGGTCCTCAAGAGCCTGGACTCGCTGCCCCAGGACAAGCAGGGCGTCTTCCGCAACAACGGCGGCGGTCACCTGAACCACACGCTCTTCTGGGAGTCGATGGGCCCGGGCAAGGGCGGCGAGCCGGGCGGCTCGCTGGGCGAGGCCATCACGAGCAAGTGGGGCTCCTTCGACGCCTTCAAGGACGAGTTCGAGGCCGCGGGCGTCGCGCGCTTCGGCTCCGGCTGGGTCTGGCTCGTCGTCGACGGCGGGGAGCTGGCGATCACCTCCACGCCCAACCAGGACAACCCGATCCTCGAGGGCAAGACGCCGCTGCTGGGCAACGACGTCTGGGAGCACGCCTACTACCTCAACTACCAGAACAAGCGCCCGGCCTACCTCAAGGCGTGGTGGGACGTCGTGGCGTGGGACAAGGTCCAGGAGCGCTTCGACGCCGCGAAGTAGCACCTCGACGGACCGACGGGCGGCCCGGCACCTCGGCGCCTGGCCGTTCGTCGGAAGCGCAGCGTCGGGCGCAACTCCGGCGCTACCCTCGCGTTCCTCAAGGGGCGGCCTTCGCGCCGCCCCTTGTCGCATGTCCCTGTCTCCCGCTTCTGGAGCCCGATGACCCGCCCCCTACGCCGCGTGCTCGTCGCCGTGATGCTGAGCTCGCTCCTCATCCCGGTGGCCGCCGCCGAGGCCAAGCCGAACCTCTTCTCGGTGATGATGGACGACGACGTCCTCGTCTACCGCGACGACACGACCCGCGACCGCGCGCTGCAGCGCATGCAGTCGCTGGGCGTCGACGTCGTCCGCGTCACCCTGCTCTGGAGCGTCGTCGCCGACGAGGCGCGTGACACGAAGGCCAAGGACCGCCGCTTCAAGCAGCTCAAGGCGTCCAACCCCAAGGCCTACCCCAAGCTCAACTGGGACCGCTACGACCGCCTCGTGCGCGCCGCCCAGCGCCTCGGCATCCGCGTCTACTTCAACATCACGGGCCCGGGCCCGAAGTGGGGCCACGCCAAGGCCCCGGCGTCGCAGAAGCGCAACGCCGCGACGTGGAAGCCCAAGCCCAGCGAGTTCTACAAGTTCGTCCAGGCCGTCGGGAAGCGCTACAGCGGCCAGTTCAAGGACGAGAACGACGGGCGCTTCGCGCTGCCGCGCGTGAGCATGTGGTCGATCTGGAACGAGCCCAACCAGGCCGGCTGGCTCTCCCCGCAGTGGGAGGACGGCA
The DNA window shown above is from Conexibacter sp. SYSU D00693 and carries:
- a CDS encoding FHA domain-containing protein → MARHCPECGFVNAESANYCQKCGAFLAPGEPATEPTTATYRVDETGELVPVDVDEVVETGGAALVVRAGGGRVGESFPLERDRATIGRRPDSDVFLDDVTVSRDHALIVRRGGEYHLDDLGSLNGTYVNRTRIDSRRLEDGDELQIGKYKLTFLAR
- a CDS encoding CDP-alcohol phosphatidyltransferase family protein, with protein sequence MAQRPVADRAERAQEAVKEAWQNPRLTFRRLSGLDRSGPPPPQTLAGAPLNPWTIPNAIGFVRLALIPVFLVLAFSSDSGTDALPAIIFAVVAWSDYADGIAARVTGQYSRLGTLLDPVVDRSLVVSGVVVVWHFDLLPHWALAVLAGRELFLLVAGRYALTHGVELKVNWWGRLAVWPTMSALFFALAGVETLAEVLLYVGLGMALIALWAYVVDARRQVAAAR
- a CDS encoding proline--tRNA ligase, encoding MRFTNLLLPTERQPPADAEALSHKLMVRAGLVRQLGAGFWTWLPAGWKVHQKVVGIVRQEMDAIGCQELLMPVLQPRELWRRTGRDQINELFKLKDRKDAELVLAMTHEEAVTFHVAQVVRSYRDLPFSLYHFQVKERDEPRPRAGVLRTREFIMKDAYTFDRDQAGLDAAYEQFRLAYHRVYERCGLEYYECESDSGMMGGSGAQEFMAPCAAGEDDVVLAPGYSANLEIASAEPQPAPPLTLSGELETPTQKTIADVAGHLGVAESNCLKAFPVVTDGGELVLVLLRGDHQVAPIKLQNALGEPYRPAGDDELPGPAGFLGPKPGVRTVVDAALTGGPWVAGANREGRHVVVDHLDGERADVREVRAGDTVNGHEVRIDKAIEVGNIFKLGTRYSEPLGATYLDEHGKEHPIVMGSYGIGPARIAAAAVEQHGDDSGIAWPRSIAPFDVEVVALGKPGTPERATAEAVYEELRTGGLDAVLDDRDASPGEKFKDAELLGCPVRLTIGKRSAESGRAEAQLRRGLADQEEGVPLEGALSAVQELWRSAP
- a CDS encoding superoxide dismutase → MAYEVPALPYDYNALEPTIDEQTMRLHHDKHHQAYVDKANGALEGTEFDGKPVEEVLKSLDSLPQDKQGVFRNNGGGHLNHTLFWESMGPGKGGEPGGSLGEAITSKWGSFDAFKDEFEAAGVARFGSGWVWLVVDGGELAITSTPNQDNPILEGKTPLLGNDVWEHAYYLNYQNKRPAYLKAWWDVVAWDKVQERFDAAK